Proteins encoded by one window of Primulina huaijiensis isolate GDHJ02 chromosome 1, ASM1229523v2, whole genome shotgun sequence:
- the LOC140974769 gene encoding delta(7)-sterol-C5(6)-desaturase isoform X1, with protein sequence MLLQIGVAMKAMPWYCALPTLSEYMIEHGWTKCYSRICDVGWIPYLCYTIIYLVIVEFGIYWMHRELHDIKPLYKYLHATHHIYNKQNTLSPFAGLAFHPLDGILQAVPHVIALFLIPVHFTTHIALLFIEAIWTANIHDCIHGKLWPVMGAGYHTIHHTTYRHNYGHYTIWMDWMFGTLRDPMEDEAKKI encoded by the exons ATGCTTTTGCAGATAGGAGTTGCCATGAAAGCCATGCCATGGTACTGTGCTCTTCCGACATTATCTGAATACATGATTGAACATGGATGGACAAAGTGTTATTCGAGGATATGTGATGTTGGGTGGATTCCTTACCTTTGCTATACGATTATCTATCTAGTAATCGTGGAGTTTGGGATTTATTGGATGCACCGGGAATTACATGACATAAAACCACTTTATAAGTATCTTCATGCCACTCATCACATTTATAACAAGCAAAATACACTTTCTCCCTTTGCTG GTCTGGCTTTTCACCCGCTCGATGGGATATTACAGGCGGTACCTCATGTCATAGCTCTCTTTTTGATACCAGTGCATTTTACCACACACATAGCACTTTTATTTATCGAGGCCATATGGACTGCAAATATTCACGACTGCATACACGGGAAACTATGGCCTGTGATGGGCGCAGGGTACCACACAATTCATCACACCACTTATCGTCACAACTATGGCCACTACACGATATGGATGGACTGGATGTTCGGAACTCTTCGTGATCCAATGGAAGATGAGGCCAAGAAAATCTAA
- the LOC140957714 gene encoding uncharacterized protein, which translates to MATFQKFKLLATQCAVAGSPTRSPATSPVNVIHIRRKRTLRMLLGRAGGRRLPECPDEGSPNRRDSSDEGSSPEKGEKLSARNKLKDLFVSSPPAFGERASENVRERLLTTSSVSDDGVRGAAYRSLRPLSATIRQRLMRRAWRPLLVAIPE; encoded by the coding sequence ATGGCCACTTTTCAGAAATTCAAGCTCTTGGCGACACAGTGTGCGGTTGCAGGTAGCCCTACTAGAAGCCCAGCCACCAGCCCAGTAAATGTAATCCACATCCGCAGGAAGAGAACCCTTCGAATGCTGCTCGGCCGCGCTGGTGGGAGAAGGCTCCCGGAGTGTCCGGATGAGGGCTCTCCTAATCGGAGGGACAGTAGCGATGAAGGGAGCTCGCCGGAGAAAGGGGAGAAGTTGTCTGCCAGGAACAAGCTCAAGGATTTGTTTGTGTCGTCGCCGCCGGCTTTCGGAGAGAGGGCCTCTGAGAATGTCCGGGAAAGGTTGTTGACAACGAGCAGCGTATCCGATGACGGCGTCAGGGGGGCTGCGTACCGCTCGCTGCGTCCTCTTTCGGCGACGATTCGACAGCGGTTGATGAGGAGAGCGTGGCGGCCGTTGCTGGTCGCCATACCTGAGTAA
- the LOC140974769 gene encoding delta(7)-sterol-C5(6)-desaturase isoform X2, whose protein sequence is MEEDYLNLFVEETSWYNDIVLGSMLPEKWCAALPHFYRGWLRNYVGGTLLYFISGILWCFYIYYLKRNXYIYLGVDSIPSKNAMLLQIGVAMKAMPWYCALPTLSEYMIEHGWTKCYSRICDVGWIPYLCYTIIYLVIVEFGIYWMHRELHDIKPLYKYLHATHHIYNKQNTLSPFAGLAFHPLDGILQAVPHVIALFLIPVHFTTHIALLFIEAIWTANIHDCIHGKLWPVMGAGYHTIHHTTYRHNYGHYTIWMDWMFGTLRDPMEDEAKKI, encoded by the exons ATGGAGGAAGATTACTTGAATTTGTTCGTGGAGGAAACCTCATGGTACAATGACATCGTATTGGGGTCAATGCTTCCGGAGAAGTGGTGCGCTGCATTACCTCACTTCTACAGAGGGTGGCTACGGAACTACGTTGGAGGCACTTTGCTTTATTTTATCTCTGGGATTTTGTGGTGTTTCTATATCTACTACTTGAAGCGCAATNTATATATATATTTGGGGGT AGATTCCATTCCCTCGAAAAATGCCATGCTTTTGCAGATAGGAGTTGCCATGAAAGCCATGCCATGGTACTGTGCTCTTCCGACATTATCTGAATACATGATTGAACATGGATGGACAAAGTGTTATTCGAGGATATGTGATGTTGGGTGGATTCCTTACCTTTGCTATACGATTATCTATCTAGTAATCGTGGAGTTTGGGATTTATTGGATGCACCGGGAATTACATGACATAAAACCACTTTATAAGTATCTTCATGCCACTCATCACATTTATAACAAGCAAAATACACTTTCTCCCTTTGCTG GTCTGGCTTTTCACCCGCTCGATGGGATATTACAGGCGGTACCTCATGTCATAGCTCTCTTTTTGATACCAGTGCATTTTACCACACACATAGCACTTTTATTTATCGAGGCCATATGGACTGCAAATATTCACGACTGCATACACGGGAAACTATGGCCTGTGATGGGCGCAGGGTACCACACAATTCATCACACCACTTATCGTCACAACTATGGCCACTACACGATATGGATGGACTGGATGTTCGGAACTCTTCGTGATCCAATGGAAGATGAGGCCAAGAAAATCTAA